Proteins encoded by one window of Acetivibrio thermocellus ATCC 27405:
- a CDS encoding dockerin type I repeat-containing protein, with amino-acid sequence MKKAISLILTLLLIFNFLPLNFIIEAFAEDGGQLIIYPEYDERIPRCYDYSVTVHQGNQSKTIPVYNRNANGEQMAYRCLSPDFNRRFCEFAFTGEVRVDITVYRDFETYSVLPSAKRYRNEFHDGVISVWLNENDTKFMIRLDDDDDTILSVFADAPEDYDIDLNDESVLYVDEPWFDPDENSAYYTLDEKIRTIYIAPGCVFYSRLIIKSNNVTICGHGILLDPFSDLHDASVTEDRTNIYMDVNGNNFTIKDVKIIDSQGYHMYLLGTNHLIKNVKCLTARIRTDGVAVGAGNVTITNCFWYVSDNGFTYSGGYGYHRISNCIMGTTCAAFFPQHTLPYDVEFTDIYVFRADEGIINNWYNGAKIQSVVKNVTFNNLDCVDVINTPWIFSGKNMGDAVKNFYFNNCRFNAIRGSSIVTEWNTKAGQAIHIINNDTLLHTSNYKLNFKNCYIDGKLITSESDFKPQYKDSNELTISINNDGTKPEYPLYCVRNKVNYTYNKKVYINHNLQKLQHQPIGDGSEILLPETEICNLLDIKINANTKGTTQNGIKYISLDEINRYYTKAVYDSEKSAVILSPVVDSSKNLLKDYSFACRYNPYSNPGATLKPYVDNGEVVLRCIVTSNIYNQGLYTVVTDELEKYGAGVYTISFEARSYNGNKTTVEVRPHYVRYEGYSLIEKNPKKSVTVNGQWQRYEVTFDISDWDLSVGASAIIRICSDNTPGYDVLFKNIALTKVVPEVKKGDIVLDGNINSLDMMKLKKYLIRETQFNYDELLRADVNSDGEVNSTDYAYLKRYILRIIDAFPQ; translated from the coding sequence ATGAAAAAGGCCATCTCTCTCATTCTTACTTTATTGCTAATCTTCAATTTTCTTCCGTTGAATTTTATCATTGAGGCTTTTGCGGAAGATGGTGGACAGCTTATTATCTATCCCGAATATGATGAAAGAATTCCACGCTGTTATGATTATAGTGTAACAGTACATCAAGGCAATCAATCTAAAACGATTCCCGTATATAATCGCAATGCAAACGGAGAACAGATGGCTTACAGATGCTTATCACCTGACTTTAACAGAAGATTCTGCGAATTTGCTTTCACAGGAGAGGTTCGGGTTGATATTACCGTTTATCGTGATTTTGAAACATACAGTGTTTTGCCAAGTGCAAAGAGATATCGAAACGAATTTCATGATGGTGTTATCTCTGTGTGGCTTAATGAGAATGATACAAAATTTATGATTCGCCTTGATGACGATGATGATACCATTCTTTCGGTTTTTGCAGATGCTCCCGAAGATTACGATATAGACCTGAATGACGAATCTGTTCTGTATGTGGATGAGCCATGGTTTGACCCTGATGAAAACAGTGCATATTATACGCTTGATGAAAAAATCAGAACGATATATATTGCACCGGGATGCGTGTTTTACAGTCGTCTGATTATTAAATCGAATAATGTTACCATTTGCGGACATGGAATCTTGCTTGACCCATTTAGTGACTTGCATGACGCATCCGTGACAGAGGATAGAACGAACATCTATATGGACGTGAACGGTAACAATTTTACAATTAAAGATGTAAAAATTATAGATTCTCAAGGATACCATATGTATCTTCTAGGTACTAACCATCTCATCAAAAATGTTAAGTGTCTGACAGCAAGAATCCGTACTGACGGTGTTGCAGTCGGTGCTGGAAATGTAACCATTACAAATTGCTTTTGGTATGTCAGCGACAATGGATTTACATATAGCGGCGGTTATGGGTATCATCGCATCAGCAACTGTATCATGGGAACAACATGTGCCGCATTTTTTCCACAGCATACGCTTCCCTATGATGTAGAATTTACAGATATCTATGTATTCCGTGCTGATGAGGGAATTATAAATAACTGGTATAACGGAGCAAAGATACAATCTGTTGTAAAGAACGTTACATTCAACAACCTGGACTGTGTTGATGTTATCAATACGCCATGGATTTTCAGTGGCAAGAATATGGGCGATGCAGTCAAGAATTTTTATTTTAACAATTGTCGTTTCAACGCAATCAGGGGTTCATCCATTGTGACAGAATGGAATACTAAAGCAGGACAAGCTATTCATATAATCAATAATGACACACTTTTACATACATCAAATTATAAACTGAATTTTAAAAACTGCTATATTGACGGTAAACTGATTACATCAGAAAGCGACTTCAAGCCTCAGTATAAGGATAGTAATGAACTCACCATTTCAATCAATAATGACGGTACAAAACCGGAATATCCTCTTTACTGTGTGCGAAACAAAGTGAACTATACATATAACAAAAAGGTATATATCAACCATAATTTGCAGAAATTACAGCATCAGCCCATTGGCGACGGAAGTGAAATATTATTACCTGAAACTGAAATCTGTAATTTACTGGATATCAAAATAAATGCAAACACAAAAGGAACAACGCAAAACGGTATCAAATATATTTCTCTTGATGAAATAAATCGTTATTATACAAAAGCTGTATATGACAGCGAAAAATCGGCTGTGATTCTCTCTCCTGTAGTGGATAGCAGTAAAAATCTATTGAAAGACTATTCCTTTGCATGTCGATATAATCCTTATAGCAATCCGGGTGCAACACTCAAACCATATGTTGATAATGGTGAAGTTGTATTGCGTTGTATTGTTACCAGTAATATTTACAATCAAGGATTATACACTGTTGTAACAGATGAATTGGAAAAATATGGTGCGGGGGTATATACTATCAGCTTTGAAGCAAGAAGTTATAACGGAAACAAAACTACGGTAGAGGTACGACCACACTATGTAAGATACGAAGGGTATTCTCTCATCGAAAAAAACCCAAAAAAATCGGTAACAGTGAATGGACAATGGCAGCGATATGAAGTAACCTTTGATATCAGCGACTGGGATTTAAGTGTCGGTGCCTCAGCGATTATCCGTATTTGTAGCGACAATACCCCAGGATACGACGTTTTATTCAAGAATATTGCATTGACAAAAGTTGTTCCTGAAGTTAAAAAAGGAGATATAGTTTTAGATGGAAATATAAATTCGCTTGACATGATGAAACTTAAAAAGTATTTGATTCGAGAAACTCAGTTTAATTATGATGAACTTTTAAGAGCTGATGTTAATTCCGACGGTGAGGTAAATTCTACTGATTACGCATATTTAAAAAGATATATACTTAGAATTATTGATGCTTTTCCGCAATAA